The following coding sequences lie in one Microbacterium sp. XT11 genomic window:
- the coaD gene encoding pantetheine-phosphate adenylyltransferase: protein MSSRIAVVPGSFDPPTLGHLDVIRRAAALYDELHVLVVHNPGKEAMLPISQRLSLLEQSIAEDGMDGNIIVGSWSMGLLVDYARDVNAGVLVKGIRSQVDVAYESPMAIVNRHLADIETVFLLPDPSHAMVSSSLVRQVAGLGGDVSPFVPPAVAAFLDTGARGI, encoded by the coding sequence GTGAGCAGCCGGATCGCCGTCGTCCCTGGTTCGTTCGACCCGCCGACGCTGGGTCACCTCGACGTGATCCGTCGTGCGGCCGCTCTGTACGACGAGTTGCACGTCCTGGTCGTGCACAACCCGGGCAAGGAGGCGATGCTGCCGATCTCGCAGCGGCTGTCGCTGCTCGAGCAGTCCATCGCCGAAGACGGCATGGACGGCAACATCATCGTCGGCTCGTGGAGCATGGGCCTGCTCGTGGACTACGCGCGCGACGTCAACGCCGGTGTGCTCGTGAAGGGCATCCGCTCGCAGGTCGACGTGGCATACGAATCGCCCATGGCGATCGTGAACCGGCACCTCGCCGACATCGAGACGGTGTTCTTGCTTCCCGATCCGTCGCACGCCATGGTGTCCAGCTCGCTGGTGCGTCAGGTCGCCGGTCTCGGCGGTGATGTGTCCCCGTTCGTGCCTCCCGCGGTGGCTGCGTTCCTCGACACCGGCGCGCGCGGGATCTGA
- the rsmD gene encoding 16S rRNA (guanine(966)-N(2))-methyltransferase RsmD encodes MTRIIAGKARGARLDVPGSGTRPTSDRVRESLFGTLESADAIIGARVLDLYAGSGALGLEALSRGAAAVDLVERGRPAAAIVRRNAAIVAKAGAPSTARVHEVAVRSFLQRAIGPYDLVFSDPPYDLDDDAISGDLRVLAPLLSADALVIVERARRSSPPDFEAAGLRLLREKGYGDTTLWWGEPHGADQAGPDASV; translated from the coding sequence GTGACCAGGATCATCGCCGGCAAGGCACGGGGGGCGCGGCTGGACGTGCCGGGTTCCGGGACGCGTCCGACCAGCGACCGGGTGCGTGAGTCCCTCTTCGGAACGCTCGAGTCGGCGGATGCCATCATCGGCGCCCGCGTTCTCGATCTGTATGCCGGATCGGGCGCTCTCGGTCTCGAGGCTCTCAGTCGTGGTGCCGCCGCCGTGGACCTCGTGGAGCGCGGACGGCCTGCGGCTGCGATCGTCCGGCGCAACGCGGCCATCGTGGCGAAGGCCGGAGCACCCTCGACGGCACGCGTGCACGAGGTCGCGGTCCGCTCCTTCCTGCAGCGCGCGATCGGCCCGTACGACCTCGTGTTCTCGGATCCTCCCTACGATCTCGACGATGACGCGATATCGGGCGATCTGCGTGTTCTCGCTCCCCTGCTGTCGGCAGACGCCCTCGTCATCGTCGAACGGGCGCGCCGCTCATCGCCGCCGGACTTCGAAGCCGCCGGCCTCCGCCTCCTGCGGGAGAAGGGCTACGGCGACACGACGCTCTGGTGGGGAGAGCCGCACGGTGCCGATCAGGCCGGTCCGGACGCCTCGGTCTGA
- the thiL gene encoding thiamine-phosphate kinase, whose translation MPSRPDDADPRLEDLSEGDILRAILARTPPGAHALLGPGDDAAVIAAPSGSVVATTDTLVHGPDFRLAWSSGYDLGWKSAAVNLADVAAMGARPTGLLVALAVPRDLRLSFVESMADGLRDACESLAPGCAVVGGDLTVSDVLTVAVTAFGDLEGRTPVTRSGARAGDRVAVAGELGLAAQGLAVLFGRFRAGDVPVPVDQSRLGRGERAALAAQLRPSPPIGLGPVAAVAGATAMMDVSDGLALDARRLADASGVTVALRSDALGERPERALAGGEDHALLATFRGEALPPGFRLIGEVRARGDAAVVVDDEPADIIGWDPYRDWDAAAG comes from the coding sequence ATGCCCTCCCGACCCGACGACGCCGACCCTCGCCTGGAGGATCTCTCCGAGGGCGACATCCTCCGCGCGATCCTCGCCCGCACGCCACCTGGCGCGCATGCCCTGCTCGGGCCGGGTGACGACGCCGCCGTGATCGCGGCGCCGTCGGGGAGCGTGGTGGCGACGACCGACACGCTGGTGCACGGACCCGACTTCCGCCTCGCGTGGTCGAGCGGCTACGACCTCGGCTGGAAGTCCGCGGCCGTCAACCTCGCCGACGTGGCGGCGATGGGGGCGCGTCCGACGGGGCTCCTCGTGGCGTTGGCCGTCCCGCGCGATCTTCGGCTCTCGTTCGTGGAGAGCATGGCCGACGGTCTGCGCGACGCCTGCGAGTCCCTCGCGCCTGGATGCGCCGTGGTGGGCGGCGACCTCACGGTCTCCGACGTGCTCACCGTCGCCGTCACCGCGTTCGGCGACCTCGAAGGCCGCACACCGGTGACGCGGTCAGGGGCGCGCGCGGGAGACCGGGTCGCCGTCGCCGGAGAGCTCGGTCTCGCCGCGCAGGGCCTCGCCGTGCTCTTCGGACGCTTCCGCGCTGGTGATGTGCCCGTTCCCGTCGACCAGAGCCGTCTCGGCCGGGGTGAGCGGGCGGCACTTGCTGCGCAGCTCCGTCCGTCTCCGCCGATCGGGCTGGGACCCGTCGCCGCCGTCGCCGGCGCGACGGCCATGATGGACGTCTCCGACGGACTCGCCCTCGACGCCAGGCGCCTGGCCGACGCGTCGGGCGTCACCGTCGCGCTCCGGAGCGATGCGCTCGGCGAACGACCGGAGCGCGCGCTGGCGGGAGGGGAGGACCACGCGCTGCTCGCCACCTTCCGCGGCGAGGCGCTTCCTCCCGGGTTCCGGCTGATCGGCGAGGTGCGTGCGCGCGGTGATGCCGCCGTGGTGGTCGACGACGAGCCCGCCGACATCATCGGCTGGGATCCTTATCGCGACTGGGACGCTGCGGCGGGCTGA
- the mutM gene encoding bifunctional DNA-formamidopyrimidine glycosylase/DNA-(apurinic or apyrimidinic site) lyase, translating to MPELPEVEVVRAGLAPATTGSLISAVSVFDERALTRHPAGAEDFATQLEGRRFVDADRRGKFLWLALDDGDRALIAHLGMSGQMLLRRPDAPAERHERIRIHLEHPSHGELAVVFSDQRTFGSLAVDALVDDGPTRIPTQAAHIARDPLDTLFDDVRFRDAVRRRSSAIKRVLLDQTVISGVGNIYADEALWAARIHPEKPASALSTQAVRRLLGEIRAVLLKALAEGGTSFDAQYVNVNGQAGYFAHSLNAYGRTGAPCARCGTPIRREAFMNRSSHFCPRCQRVR from the coding sequence GTGCCTGAACTTCCCGAGGTGGAGGTCGTGCGGGCTGGGCTCGCACCGGCGACCACGGGCTCGCTGATCTCGGCTGTCAGCGTCTTCGACGAGCGCGCGCTCACACGTCACCCCGCGGGCGCTGAGGACTTCGCGACTCAGCTCGAAGGCCGGCGGTTCGTCGATGCCGACCGACGGGGCAAGTTCCTGTGGTTGGCGCTCGACGACGGCGATCGTGCCCTCATCGCGCACCTGGGCATGAGCGGACAGATGCTGCTGCGCCGTCCGGACGCGCCGGCGGAGCGGCATGAGCGCATCCGGATCCATCTGGAGCATCCGTCGCACGGCGAGCTCGCCGTGGTCTTCTCCGACCAGCGGACGTTCGGTTCGCTCGCGGTCGACGCGCTCGTCGACGACGGCCCCACGCGCATCCCCACACAGGCAGCCCACATCGCGCGCGATCCTCTCGACACTCTCTTCGACGACGTGCGGTTCCGGGACGCGGTCCGTCGCAGGAGCAGCGCAATCAAGCGGGTGCTGCTCGATCAGACCGTGATCAGCGGGGTGGGCAACATCTATGCGGATGAGGCGCTGTGGGCGGCCCGCATTCACCCCGAGAAGCCCGCCTCGGCCCTGTCGACGCAGGCCGTCCGCCGACTCCTCGGAGAGATCAGGGCCGTGCTCCTCAAGGCCCTCGCCGAGGGCGGGACCAGCTTCGACGCGCAATACGTGAACGTGAACGGGCAGGCGGGTTACTTCGCGCACTCGTTGAACGCATACGGACGCACCGGTGCTCCCTGCGCACGATGCGGGACGCCGATCCGGCGCGAAGCGTTCATGAACCGCTCCTCGCACTTCTGCCCCCGCTGCCAGCGCGTCCGCTGA
- a CDS encoding FtsX-like permease family protein codes for MNARVLALLLRPSPGQNSVIALPVVAFGIVTALVLTVVGGAQSFWAWTDAYAPLYQALAAIALALLIVPLMGLGGAAARLSARRRDERLSTLRLLGVTPAGVGVATVLESVLLAGAGAVAGVLGYLALSPLIGLIPFRGEALGVAAVLLPVPSVMAVVGAVLVVAAGSAALGLRRVVISPLGVRTRAAASGVHWWRIVLGLSAIAMAFVLISVVPQIAGLVTTIVVLSLLFGAALAVLNLIGPWVLKVSASRQLRRAAVPERLLAARIVLDSPKAAWRQVSGIAMASFMAVFAGTGVSLMNVLGAEGAAASDIALVEDMRTGLIITLVASFLMVAASVGVNQASGILDEHELHRSLHYLGVPLETVDRARRRAIMSPLLITAIGSAVCAGVLVFPLLGIAMIVAPLSLLTITLVVGAGIAVVWLSTTATRPLLARSFAAA; via the coding sequence ATGAACGCGCGCGTCCTGGCGCTGCTGCTCCGTCCGTCGCCGGGCCAGAACAGCGTGATCGCGCTACCCGTGGTGGCGTTCGGCATCGTCACGGCCCTCGTGCTCACGGTCGTGGGCGGTGCGCAGTCGTTCTGGGCATGGACCGACGCGTACGCACCGCTGTACCAGGCGCTCGCCGCGATCGCCCTCGCCCTGCTGATCGTGCCGCTCATGGGGCTCGGGGGCGCGGCGGCGCGGCTGTCCGCTCGGCGCAGGGATGAGCGGCTGTCCACGCTCCGGTTGCTGGGAGTCACCCCTGCCGGCGTCGGTGTGGCGACGGTGCTCGAATCCGTGCTGCTCGCGGGTGCCGGTGCCGTGGCGGGAGTGCTGGGCTATCTCGCCCTCAGCCCGCTGATCGGCCTGATCCCTTTCCGCGGAGAGGCGCTGGGAGTAGCGGCCGTGCTGCTGCCGGTGCCGTCCGTCATGGCGGTGGTCGGTGCCGTGCTCGTCGTCGCGGCGGGCAGCGCAGCCCTCGGACTGCGCCGTGTCGTGATCTCACCGCTCGGCGTGCGAACTCGTGCCGCCGCGTCTGGGGTGCACTGGTGGCGCATCGTGCTCGGGCTGAGCGCGATCGCGATGGCCTTCGTGCTCATCTCGGTCGTGCCGCAGATCGCCGGTCTCGTCACCACGATCGTGGTGCTCTCCCTGCTGTTCGGAGCTGCCCTGGCGGTGCTCAACCTGATCGGCCCGTGGGTGCTCAAGGTCTCGGCGTCGCGGCAGCTGCGCCGGGCGGCGGTGCCGGAACGGCTTCTCGCCGCACGGATCGTGCTCGACTCCCCCAAGGCCGCGTGGCGGCAGGTGAGCGGCATCGCGATGGCCAGCTTCATGGCCGTCTTCGCCGGCACCGGCGTGTCGCTCATGAACGTGCTGGGGGCGGAGGGGGCCGCGGCGTCGGACATCGCCCTGGTCGAGGACATGCGCACGGGCCTCATCATCACGCTCGTCGCCTCGTTCCTCATGGTCGCGGCATCCGTGGGGGTGAACCAGGCATCGGGCATCCTCGACGAACACGAGCTGCATCGCAGCCTCCACTACCTCGGCGTGCCGCTCGAGACCGTGGACCGCGCGCGTCGCAGGGCGATCATGTCGCCGCTGCTCATCACGGCGATCGGGTCGGCGGTGTGCGCGGGCGTGCTCGTGTTCCCGCTCCTGGGTATCGCGATGATCGTCGCGCCGCTCTCCCTCCTGACCATCACCCTGGTCGTCGGTGCGGGGATCGCCGTGGTCTGGCTCAGCACGACCGCGACGCGGCCTCTGCTCGCGAGGTCGTTCGCGGCCGCGTGA
- the rpmF gene encoding 50S ribosomal protein L32: MAGNPPKRKVSRSNTRSRRAQWKAEAPALVKTIENGKVVYSRPHQAKVVTDSQGTELFLEYKGRKVADV, translated from the coding sequence ATGGCCGGTAACCCCCCGAAGCGCAAGGTCTCCCGTTCGAACACCCGCTCGCGCCGCGCGCAGTGGAAGGCGGAGGCTCCCGCGCTCGTCAAGACCATCGAGAACGGCAAGGTCGTCTACAGCCGTCCGCACCAGGCGAAGGTCGTCACCGACTCGCAGGGCACCGAGCTCTTCCTCGAGTACAAGGGCCGCAAGGTCGCCGACGTCTGA
- a CDS encoding GNAT family N-acetyltransferase → MTTRLCTTVALHPLVLPARADAGGAHPLESVTETTRRTPSACLGRLEEENDMTTVTIAPLTVPHDVHADDAADFLAFAALSRRICDESVGLPELSPSAAEMLPAWLDDTDSRQVGFVARDDEGIVGAVNVSYPQEDGARVAEIDLLVPQEHWGNGVEEALLARAEADADANGRDILQSWTLHRPVDGEDMLVPKTGWGRVPRTPLAELLARSGYSLEQVERNSELDLRADDSVLRQKLAEAEEVAGADYRVVSWTLPTPPALRDGYAAVLARLSTDAPSGDMDFVAEEWDADRVVRRDARLTGAGQLVSVVAVEHVPTGELVAYNELLIPSDRSGVTHQFGTLVARHHRGHRLGTIVKCANLLRWRELVPTSPRVSTFNAEENRPMLDINEAIGFVPVSYAGAWQKRV, encoded by the coding sequence GTGACCACGCGTCTCTGCACCACCGTCGCCCTGCATCCGCTCGTGCTCCCCGCGCGGGCGGATGCAGGCGGCGCCCACCCCCTCGAATCCGTCACCGAGACCACCCGACGCACGCCCTCCGCATGCCTGGGGCGTCTGGAAGAAGAGAACGACATGACCACTGTGACCATCGCACCGCTCACGGTTCCCCACGACGTGCACGCCGACGACGCCGCCGACTTCCTCGCGTTCGCCGCGCTGAGCCGCCGCATCTGCGACGAGTCCGTCGGCCTCCCCGAGCTCTCGCCCTCGGCGGCGGAGATGCTCCCCGCATGGCTGGACGACACCGACAGCCGTCAGGTCGGATTCGTCGCGCGTGACGACGAAGGGATCGTCGGCGCCGTGAACGTGTCGTACCCTCAGGAGGACGGCGCCAGGGTGGCCGAGATCGACCTCCTGGTGCCGCAGGAGCACTGGGGCAACGGCGTCGAGGAGGCTCTGCTGGCGAGGGCCGAGGCCGACGCCGACGCGAACGGGCGCGACATCCTGCAGAGCTGGACGCTCCATCGCCCTGTGGACGGGGAGGACATGCTCGTTCCGAAGACCGGCTGGGGACGCGTGCCCCGCACTCCCCTTGCGGAGCTGCTCGCCCGCAGCGGGTATTCCCTCGAGCAGGTCGAGCGAAACAGCGAGCTGGACCTGCGCGCCGATGACTCCGTTCTGCGGCAGAAGCTGGCCGAAGCCGAAGAGGTGGCGGGCGCCGACTATCGCGTCGTGTCGTGGACGCTGCCGACACCGCCGGCGCTCCGCGACGGCTACGCTGCCGTGCTGGCGCGGCTGTCGACCGACGCTCCGAGCGGCGACATGGACTTCGTCGCCGAGGAATGGGACGCCGACCGTGTCGTCCGGCGCGACGCGCGCCTGACGGGCGCCGGTCAGCTCGTGTCGGTCGTGGCGGTCGAGCACGTGCCGACCGGGGAGCTCGTTGCCTACAACGAATTGCTCATCCCCTCCGACCGCTCGGGCGTCACGCATCAGTTCGGCACCCTCGTGGCACGTCATCATCGAGGACATCGGCTCGGGACCATCGTGAAGTGCGCCAACCTGCTGCGCTGGCGGGAGCTGGTTCCCACCTCACCGCGGGTGTCGACGTTCAACGCCGAGGAGAACCGGCCCATGCTCGACATCAACGAGGCCATCGGGTTCGTCCCGGTCTCGTACGCGGGCGCCTGGCAGAAGAGGGTCTGA
- a CDS encoding ABC transporter ATP-binding protein codes for MNRPVLEAHALTKSYGSTRALAGVDLAVARGESVAIMGASGSGKTTLLHVLAGIVAPDSGTVTFRPAVGSEVEVTALGETARSRLRRERLGFVFQQGLLIPELTAVENVALASMINGVKKADAVQHASSWLTALGLAGMEDRRIGELSGGQAQRVAIARAQATGAELVFADEPTGALDSQTSREVMDALLWSTTGQGRTLVVVTHDADVAARCSRVVAVRDGRIVSSAVNA; via the coding sequence ATGAACAGACCCGTGCTCGAAGCCCACGCGCTGACAAAGTCCTACGGCTCGACCCGTGCTCTCGCCGGTGTCGACCTCGCCGTCGCCCGAGGCGAGTCCGTCGCCATCATGGGTGCATCGGGGTCGGGTAAGACGACACTCCTGCACGTCCTCGCCGGCATCGTCGCACCTGATAGCGGCACCGTGACGTTCCGTCCCGCCGTGGGATCGGAAGTCGAGGTCACCGCTCTCGGCGAGACCGCACGCTCCCGCCTTCGACGTGAGCGCCTCGGCTTCGTGTTCCAGCAGGGCCTTCTCATCCCCGAGCTGACGGCTGTCGAGAACGTCGCGCTCGCCTCGATGATCAACGGCGTCAAGAAGGCGGATGCCGTGCAGCATGCGTCATCGTGGCTCACAGCGCTCGGCCTCGCCGGGATGGAGGACCGGCGCATCGGAGAACTGTCGGGCGGACAGGCGCAGCGCGTCGCCATCGCCCGCGCGCAGGCGACGGGCGCCGAGCTGGTGTTCGCCGATGAACCGACCGGCGCCCTGGACTCGCAGACGTCACGCGAGGTGATGGATGCACTGCTGTGGTCGACGACCGGGCAGGGGCGGACTCTCGTCGTCGTCACGCACGACGCCGACGTGGCAGCGCGATGCTCACGCGTCGTCGCCGTACGCGACGGGCGCATCGTCTCCTCGGCGGTGAACGCATGA
- a CDS encoding DUF3515 family protein codes for MPLIRRLATLAAPVALVAALTGCSTTIHLEAAEDANNPACADVSVLLPSAIGDLERVWTDAQATGAWGDPTVVLKCGVPVPAPSTEQCTTIAGVDWLVLAQEEERQRLVTYGRDPAVEIVIKRGAEIDFRSVVETLSTSIQSGLQPATAKCTERVG; via the coding sequence ATGCCCTTGATCCGTCGCCTGGCAACCCTCGCGGCACCTGTCGCCCTCGTCGCGGCCCTCACCGGATGCTCGACGACGATCCACCTCGAGGCTGCGGAGGACGCGAACAACCCCGCGTGCGCAGACGTGTCCGTACTGCTGCCGTCGGCGATCGGCGATCTCGAACGCGTCTGGACGGATGCGCAGGCCACCGGTGCGTGGGGAGACCCCACCGTGGTGCTGAAGTGCGGCGTTCCCGTGCCAGCCCCGTCCACAGAGCAGTGCACGACGATCGCGGGCGTCGACTGGCTCGTGCTGGCGCAGGAGGAGGAACGCCAGCGCCTCGTCACGTATGGGCGCGATCCAGCCGTCGAGATCGTCATCAAGCGCGGCGCGGAGATCGACTTCCGGTCCGTGGTCGAGACGCTGTCGACCAGCATCCAGTCAGGGTTGCAGCCGGCCACCGCGAAGTGCACGGAGCGCGTGGGCTGA
- a CDS encoding YceD family protein translates to MREHAFTVTLDEPWGEGIVAFDAGSELDIDVRLESVHEGILVSGTADGEYTGVCGRCLTDIARPVEVEFQELFAYPGEEETDFEVQDDHVDLETLVRDAAVLSLPFQPVCQPDCPGLDPITGERLTESAGTEQAAPIDPRWSALQQITDQDGTTGRRAAEKEES, encoded by the coding sequence ATGCGCGAGCACGCCTTCACGGTGACCCTTGACGAACCGTGGGGTGAGGGGATCGTCGCCTTCGACGCCGGGTCGGAGCTCGACATCGATGTCCGCCTGGAGTCGGTCCACGAGGGGATCCTGGTCTCCGGAACGGCCGACGGGGAGTACACGGGAGTGTGCGGACGATGCCTCACCGACATCGCCCGGCCTGTCGAAGTCGAGTTCCAGGAGCTTTTCGCGTATCCTGGTGAGGAAGAAACTGACTTCGAGGTTCAAGACGACCACGTGGATCTTGAAACTCTCGTCAGGGATGCGGCCGTATTGTCGCTTCCATTTCAGCCGGTGTGTCAGCCGGATTGCCCGGGTCTCGACCCGATAACGGGTGAGCGACTGACCGAGAGCGCCGGCACGGAGCAGGCCGCTCCCATCGATCCTCGATGGAGTGCGCTCCAGCAGATCACAGACCAAGACGGCACGACAGGACGTCGCGCCGCCGAGAAAGAAGAGAGCTAG
- the rnc gene encoding ribonuclease III, translating to MTEVAEAAKSLPAKLRVDIDAELLELALTHRSYAYEHGGIPHNERLEFLGDSVLGQAVTVMLFTTHPELDEGELAKRRASVVSTVALAEVARGIGLGSHLLLGRGEEQTGGRDKDSILADTMEAVIGATYLSAGPDAATELVLRLTKPLLADPERYGAAMDPKTSLQELAARVGATPPQYSVEASGPDHDRRFTATVVVGDVTMTGNGTSKKTAEMAAALNAWHELNDRA from the coding sequence GTGACTGAGGTCGCTGAGGCGGCGAAGTCTCTTCCGGCAAAGCTCCGCGTCGACATCGACGCGGAGCTTCTGGAGTTGGCCCTCACTCATCGCTCGTACGCGTACGAGCACGGTGGGATCCCGCACAACGAGCGACTCGAGTTCCTCGGCGACTCGGTGCTCGGGCAGGCCGTCACGGTGATGCTCTTCACGACGCACCCGGAGCTCGACGAGGGCGAACTGGCCAAGCGACGCGCAAGCGTCGTGTCGACCGTCGCCCTCGCCGAGGTCGCCCGCGGCATCGGTCTCGGCAGCCACCTTCTCCTCGGGCGAGGGGAGGAGCAGACGGGCGGCCGCGACAAGGACTCGATCCTGGCCGACACCATGGAGGCTGTGATCGGGGCGACCTACCTCTCCGCGGGGCCCGATGCCGCGACCGAGCTCGTGCTGCGGCTGACGAAGCCGCTGCTCGCCGACCCGGAGCGTTACGGCGCCGCGATGGACCCGAAGACGAGCCTTCAGGAGCTCGCAGCTCGCGTGGGTGCGACGCCACCCCAGTACTCGGTCGAGGCGAGTGGCCCAGATCACGACCGTCGGTTCACCGCGACGGTCGTCGTGGGCGACGTGACGATGACCGGAAACGGCACGAGCAAGAAGACGGCGGAGATGGCTGCTGCGCTCAACGCGTGGCACGAGCTCAACGACCGTGCCTGA
- a CDS encoding ATP-dependent DNA helicase RecG yields the protein MPVTLDSPLEDALGAAPAKSLGRAFGMQFVGDLVSHYPRRYADPGELTPIRELPVGETVTIVAEVLSSVARPMRNRRGAMVEVMIGDGIGRMSLTFFAKGMPQAEWRAKELAVGRRGVFSGKVGEFNGVMQFAHPEYELFDDEDAARRRADAKTAALIPIYPATASLQTWQIAKFVGRVLDALHDVPDPLPSEVREREGLLSARQALEQIHRPKTRNDIDPAVRTLRMHEALTLQTALLQQRDAVRALAATPRPATKCGLLERFDAALPYSLTPDQQTVGEQIARDLVGAWPMNRLVQGEVGSGKTLVALRAMLQVAESGGQAALIAPTEVLAAQHLRSIAKMLGPQLAPELMPTLLTGQMPAAERRKAALRVASGQALIVVGTHALLGDKTTFADLGLVVVDEQHRFGVEQREALRAKGSSPHALVLTATPIPRTVAMTVFGDLDTSVIRTMPAGRAGIETFVAPLAEHPAWFNRVWQRAAEEIAQGRQVFAVCAAIDTAKKTVEQDDQLPVQPEGTAGPRWGVVQLDEALATHPTLGSVRRAVLHGRMPADEKDAVMQAFARGEIDLLLATTVIEVGVDVPNASTMIVLDADRFGVSQLHQLRGRVGRGGVPGLCLLVTEAEAGTLARERVEAVAATLDGFALAEVDLELRGEGDVLGAAQAGVRSSLKLLRVVKDSQLIVRARELAERILTVDPHLDAHPGLREAIARRVSDEDRAALAKN from the coding sequence ATGCCGGTCACGCTCGATTCCCCGCTCGAGGACGCGCTCGGCGCGGCTCCCGCGAAGAGCCTGGGGCGCGCGTTCGGGATGCAGTTCGTCGGCGACCTCGTGTCGCACTATCCCCGGAGGTATGCCGACCCGGGAGAGCTGACCCCGATCCGCGAGCTTCCCGTCGGCGAGACCGTCACGATCGTGGCCGAAGTGCTCTCATCCGTCGCACGACCCATGCGCAACAGGCGCGGGGCGATGGTGGAGGTCATGATCGGCGACGGCATCGGCCGCATGTCGTTGACGTTCTTCGCCAAAGGCATGCCGCAGGCGGAGTGGAGAGCCAAGGAACTCGCGGTGGGTCGTCGAGGCGTGTTCTCCGGCAAGGTCGGCGAGTTCAACGGTGTCATGCAGTTCGCCCACCCGGAGTACGAGCTGTTCGACGACGAAGACGCCGCGCGGCGGAGGGCCGACGCCAAGACCGCTGCGCTCATTCCGATCTACCCCGCCACGGCGAGCCTGCAGACGTGGCAGATCGCGAAGTTCGTGGGCCGCGTCCTCGACGCGTTGCACGACGTCCCCGACCCCCTGCCGTCCGAGGTCCGCGAGCGTGAGGGACTGTTGTCGGCTCGTCAGGCGCTCGAGCAGATCCACCGTCCGAAGACGCGCAACGACATCGACCCGGCGGTGCGCACCCTGCGCATGCACGAGGCGCTCACCCTGCAGACGGCGCTGCTGCAGCAACGCGACGCGGTTCGCGCTCTCGCCGCGACCCCCCGCCCGGCGACGAAGTGTGGTCTGCTCGAACGCTTCGACGCGGCGTTGCCCTACTCGCTCACGCCTGATCAGCAGACAGTGGGCGAGCAGATCGCCCGAGACCTCGTCGGTGCCTGGCCGATGAACCGTCTCGTCCAGGGCGAGGTGGGGTCCGGCAAGACGCTCGTGGCGCTGCGGGCGATGCTGCAGGTGGCAGAGTCCGGAGGACAGGCCGCCCTCATCGCCCCGACGGAGGTGCTCGCCGCTCAGCACCTGCGTTCGATCGCCAAGATGCTCGGACCGCAGCTCGCCCCGGAGCTCATGCCCACGCTCCTCACGGGGCAGATGCCCGCGGCCGAGCGGCGTAAGGCGGCCCTGCGCGTGGCGTCTGGTCAGGCCCTCATCGTCGTCGGCACGCATGCCCTCCTCGGCGACAAGACGACGTTCGCCGATCTCGGCCTCGTCGTGGTCGACGAGCAGCACCGCTTCGGCGTCGAGCAGCGCGAGGCGCTGCGGGCGAAGGGCTCGAGCCCGCACGCCCTCGTCCTCACCGCGACCCCGATCCCGCGCACGGTCGCGATGACCGTGTTCGGTGATCTCGACACCTCCGTGATCCGCACCATGCCGGCCGGACGCGCCGGGATCGAGACCTTCGTCGCGCCGCTCGCCGAGCATCCCGCGTGGTTCAACCGCGTCTGGCAGCGCGCGGCGGAGGAGATCGCCCAGGGGCGCCAGGTCTTCGCGGTGTGCGCGGCCATCGACACGGCCAAGAAGACCGTCGAGCAGGACGACCAGCTCCCGGTGCAGCCCGAGGGGACCGCGGGGCCGCGCTGGGGGGTCGTGCAACTCGACGAGGCGCTCGCGACGCATCCGACGCTGGGCTCGGTCCGCAGGGCCGTGCTGCACGGCCGGATGCCGGCGGACGAGAAGGATGCCGTCATGCAGGCCTTCGCGCGCGGTGAGATCGACCTGCTGCTCGCGACGACCGTCATCGAGGTCGGCGTCGACGTCCCGAACGCCTCGACCATGATCGTGCTCGACGCCGACCGGTTCGGTGTGTCGCAGCTGCATCAGCTCCGCGGACGCGTGGGGCGAGGCGGCGTGCCGGGGCTGTGTCTTCTCGTCACCGAGGCCGAGGCCGGGACGCTGGCGCGGGAGCGCGTCGAGGCGGTGGCGGCGACCCTCGACGGATTCGCCCTGGCCGAGGTCGACCTCGAGCTGCGCGGCGAGGGCGATGTGCTCGGGGCCGCGCAGGCCGGCGTCCGCTCGTCGCTCAAGCTGCTGCGGGTGGTCAAGGACTCCCAGCTCATCGTGAGGGCGCGCGAGCTCGCGGAGCGCATCCTGACCGTCGATCCGCACCTCGATGCGCACCCCGGCCTGCGCGAGGCGATCGCCCGCCGCGTGAGTGACGAAGACAGGGCGGCGCTCGCGAAGAACTGA